A region from the Panthera uncia isolate 11264 chromosome D3 unlocalized genomic scaffold, Puncia_PCG_1.0 HiC_scaffold_8, whole genome shotgun sequence genome encodes:
- the GUCD1 gene encoding protein GUCD1 isoform X3 yields the protein MRTEAEAAGPPLEPGDFVQLPVPIIQQLYHWDCGLACSKMVLRYLGQLDDNEFESALQELRLTRSIWTIDLAYLMRHFGVRHRFCTQTLGVDKGYKNQSFYRKHFDTEETRVNQLFAQAKACKVLVEKCTVSVQDIQEHLAQGHVAIVLVNSGVLHCDLCSSPVKYCCFAPSGHRCFCRTPDYQGHFIVLRGYNRATGCIFYNNPAYADRMCSTSISNFEEARTSYGTDEDILFVYLDS from the exons ATGAGGACGGAGGCGGAGGCAGCGGGGCCGCCGCTCGAGCCCG GAGACTTTGTGCAGCTGCCCGTGCCCATCATCCAGCAGCTCTACCACTGGGACTGCGGCCTGGCCTGCTCCAAAATGGTGCTGCG GTACCTGGGCCAGCTGGACGACAATGAGTTTGAGAGTGCCCTGCAGGAGCTGCGACTAACCAGGAGCATCTGGACCATTGACCTGGCTTACCTAATGCGCCACTTTGGCGTGAGGCACCGTTTCTGCACACAGACCCTGGGCGTTGACAAGGGCTACAAGAACCAG TCCTTCTACAGAAAGCACTTTGACACAGAGGAGACCCGGGTGAACCAGCTGTTTGCACAAGCCAAGGCCTGCAAGGTGCTGGTGGAAAAATG CACAGTGAGCGTGCAGGATATCCAGGAGCACCTGGCACAGGGCCACGTGGCCATTGTGCTGGTCAACTCTGGGGTGTTGCACTGCGACCTCTGCTCCAGTCCTGTCAAGTACTGCTGCTTCGCTCCCAGCGGTCACCGCTGCTTCTGCCGGACCCCTGACTACCAGGGCCACTTCATTGTTCTGCGTGGCTACAACCGGGCCACTGGCTGCATCTTCTACAACAACCCAGCCTATGCTGACC GAATGTGCAGCACCAGCATCAGTAACTTCGAGGAGGCCAGAACCAGTTATGGCACAGATGAGGACATCCTCTTTGTCTACTTGGACAGCTGA
- the GUCD1 gene encoding protein GUCD1 isoform X2 yields MRTEAEAAGPPLEPGDFVQLPVPIIQQLYHWDCGLACSKMVLRYLGQLDDNEFESALQELRLTRSIWTIDLAYLMRHFGVRHRFCTQTLGVDKGYKNQSFYRKHFDTEETRVNQLFAQAKACKVLVEKCTVSVQDIQEHLAQGHVAIVLVNSGVLHCDLCSSPVKYCCFAPSGHRCFCRTPDYQGHFIVLRGYNRATGCIFYNNPAYADLISTLNVGLELMTPRSRVACSSDGASQVPRC; encoded by the exons ATGAGGACGGAGGCGGAGGCAGCGGGGCCGCCGCTCGAGCCCG GAGACTTTGTGCAGCTGCCCGTGCCCATCATCCAGCAGCTCTACCACTGGGACTGCGGCCTGGCCTGCTCCAAAATGGTGCTGCG GTACCTGGGCCAGCTGGACGACAATGAGTTTGAGAGTGCCCTGCAGGAGCTGCGACTAACCAGGAGCATCTGGACCATTGACCTGGCTTACCTAATGCGCCACTTTGGCGTGAGGCACCGTTTCTGCACACAGACCCTGGGCGTTGACAAGGGCTACAAGAACCAG TCCTTCTACAGAAAGCACTTTGACACAGAGGAGACCCGGGTGAACCAGCTGTTTGCACAAGCCAAGGCCTGCAAGGTGCTGGTGGAAAAATG CACAGTGAGCGTGCAGGATATCCAGGAGCACCTGGCACAGGGCCACGTGGCCATTGTGCTGGTCAACTCTGGGGTGTTGCACTGCGACCTCTGCTCCAGTCCTGTCAAGTACTGCTGCTTCGCTCCCAGCGGTCACCGCTGCTTCTGCCGGACCCCTGACTACCAGGGCCACTTCATTGTTCTGCGTGGCTACAACCGGGCCACTGGCTGCATCTTCTACAACAACCCAGCCTATGCTGACC taatctctacactcaatgtggggctggaactcatgaccccgagatcaagagttgcatgttcttccgatggagccagccaggtgcctcgatgttag
- the GUCD1 gene encoding protein GUCD1 isoform X1: protein MRTEAEAAGPPLEPGDFVQLPVPIIQQLYHWDCGLACSKMVLRYLGQLDDNEFESALQELRLTRSIWTIDLAYLMRHFGVRHRFCTQTLGVDKGYKNQSFYRKHFDTEETRVNQLFAQAKACKVLVEKCTVSVQDIQEHLAQGHVAIVLVNSGVLHCDLCSSPVKYCCFAPSGHRCFCRTPDYQGHFIVLRGYNRATGCIFYNNPAYADPGMCSTSISNFEEARTSYGTDEDILFVYLDS from the exons ATGAGGACGGAGGCGGAGGCAGCGGGGCCGCCGCTCGAGCCCG GAGACTTTGTGCAGCTGCCCGTGCCCATCATCCAGCAGCTCTACCACTGGGACTGCGGCCTGGCCTGCTCCAAAATGGTGCTGCG GTACCTGGGCCAGCTGGACGACAATGAGTTTGAGAGTGCCCTGCAGGAGCTGCGACTAACCAGGAGCATCTGGACCATTGACCTGGCTTACCTAATGCGCCACTTTGGCGTGAGGCACCGTTTCTGCACACAGACCCTGGGCGTTGACAAGGGCTACAAGAACCAG TCCTTCTACAGAAAGCACTTTGACACAGAGGAGACCCGGGTGAACCAGCTGTTTGCACAAGCCAAGGCCTGCAAGGTGCTGGTGGAAAAATG CACAGTGAGCGTGCAGGATATCCAGGAGCACCTGGCACAGGGCCACGTGGCCATTGTGCTGGTCAACTCTGGGGTGTTGCACTGCGACCTCTGCTCCAGTCCTGTCAAGTACTGCTGCTTCGCTCCCAGCGGTCACCGCTGCTTCTGCCGGACCCCTGACTACCAGGGCCACTTCATTGTTCTGCGTGGCTACAACCGGGCCACTGGCTGCATCTTCTACAACAACCCAGCCTATGCTGACC CAGGAATGTGCAGCACCAGCATCAGTAACTTCGAGGAGGCCAGAACCAGTTATGGCACAGATGAGGACATCCTCTTTGTCTACTTGGACAGCTGA
- the GUCD1 gene encoding protein GUCD1 isoform X4, with protein sequence MRTEAEAAGPPLEPGDFVQLPVPIIQQLYHWDCGLACSKMVLRYLGQLDDNEFESALQELRLTRSIWTIDLAYLMRHFGVRHRFCTQTLGVDKGYKNQSFYRKHFDTEETRVNQLFAQAKACKVLVEKCTVSVQDIQEHLAQGHVAIVLVNSGVLHCDLCSSPVKYCCFAPSGHRCFCRTPDYQGHFIVLRGYNRATGCIFYNNPAYADRSENELMKPEIGKEGFLGTEDEWQRVARRVSHAGMCSTSISNFEEARTSYGTDEDILFVYLDS encoded by the exons ATGAGGACGGAGGCGGAGGCAGCGGGGCCGCCGCTCGAGCCCG GAGACTTTGTGCAGCTGCCCGTGCCCATCATCCAGCAGCTCTACCACTGGGACTGCGGCCTGGCCTGCTCCAAAATGGTGCTGCG GTACCTGGGCCAGCTGGACGACAATGAGTTTGAGAGTGCCCTGCAGGAGCTGCGACTAACCAGGAGCATCTGGACCATTGACCTGGCTTACCTAATGCGCCACTTTGGCGTGAGGCACCGTTTCTGCACACAGACCCTGGGCGTTGACAAGGGCTACAAGAACCAG TCCTTCTACAGAAAGCACTTTGACACAGAGGAGACCCGGGTGAACCAGCTGTTTGCACAAGCCAAGGCCTGCAAGGTGCTGGTGGAAAAATG CACAGTGAGCGTGCAGGATATCCAGGAGCACCTGGCACAGGGCCACGTGGCCATTGTGCTGGTCAACTCTGGGGTGTTGCACTGCGACCTCTGCTCCAGTCCTGTCAAGTACTGCTGCTTCGCTCCCAGCGGTCACCGCTGCTTCTGCCGGACCCCTGACTACCAGGGCCACTTCATTGTTCTGCGTGGCTACAACCGGGCCACTGGCTGCATCTTCTACAACAACCCAGCCTATGCTGACC ggtcagagaatgAGCTCATGAAGCCTGAAATAggcaaggaaggcttcctggggacGGAAGACGAGTGGCAAAGGGTGGCCAGACGAGTGAGCCATG CAGGAATGTGCAGCACCAGCATCAGTAACTTCGAGGAGGCCAGAACCAGTTATGGCACAGATGAGGACATCCTCTTTGTCTACTTGGACAGCTGA